From one Streptomyces sp. SCSIO 30461 genomic stretch:
- the rocD gene encoding ornithine--oxo-acid transaminase encodes MSATEKATPTDKAIASAEAHSAHNYHPLPIVVASADGAWMTDVEGRRYLDMLAGYSALNFGHGNRRLIDAAKAQLERVTLTSRAFHHDRFADFCGRLAELCGMEMVLPMNTGAEAIETAVKTARKWGYQVKGVPQGQAKIIVAANNFHGRTTTIISFSTDPEARADFGPYTPGFEIVPYGDLTALERALSDNTVAVLLEPIQGEAGVLVPPAGYLTGVRELTRERGVLFIADEIQSGLGRTGRTFACEHEGVVPDMYVLGKALGGGVVPVSAVVSSSDVLGIYRPGEHGSTFGGNPLACAVALEVIGMLRTGEFQQRAAELGEHLHHELGLLVGGGAVDAVRGRGLWAGVDMAPSHGTGREISEKLMDRGVLVKDTHGSTIRIAPPLVISKEDLDWGLDQLRAVLAGE; translated from the coding sequence GTGTCTGCTACGGAGAAGGCGACGCCCACGGACAAGGCAATCGCCTCCGCGGAGGCGCACAGCGCCCACAACTACCACCCGCTGCCGATCGTCGTCGCGTCCGCGGACGGCGCGTGGATGACCGATGTCGAGGGCCGCCGCTACCTCGACATGCTGGCCGGCTATTCGGCGCTCAACTTCGGCCATGGCAACCGGCGGCTGATCGACGCGGCGAAGGCCCAGCTGGAGCGGGTGACGCTGACCTCGCGGGCGTTCCACCACGACCGGTTCGCCGACTTCTGCGGCCGGCTCGCCGAGCTGTGCGGCATGGAGATGGTGCTTCCGATGAACACCGGTGCCGAGGCGATCGAGACCGCCGTCAAGACGGCCCGTAAGTGGGGCTACCAGGTCAAGGGAGTGCCGCAGGGCCAGGCGAAGATCATCGTCGCGGCCAACAACTTCCACGGGCGCACGACGACGATCATCAGCTTCTCCACCGACCCGGAGGCCCGTGCCGACTTCGGCCCGTACACCCCCGGATTCGAGATCGTCCCGTACGGCGACCTCACCGCGCTGGAGCGCGCGCTCAGTGACAACACGGTGGCCGTGCTGCTCGAACCGATCCAGGGCGAGGCCGGGGTCCTGGTGCCCCCGGCCGGATACCTGACCGGGGTGCGGGAGCTGACCCGCGAGCGCGGTGTGCTGTTCATCGCCGACGAGATCCAGTCGGGTCTGGGCCGTACCGGCCGTACCTTCGCCTGCGAGCACGAGGGCGTGGTCCCGGACATGTACGTGCTCGGCAAGGCACTGGGCGGCGGTGTCGTCCCGGTCTCGGCTGTCGTGTCGTCCAGCGACGTCCTCGGGATCTATCGCCCGGGTGAGCACGGTTCGACGTTCGGCGGGAACCCACTGGCCTGCGCGGTCGCGCTTGAGGTCATCGGGATGCTGCGTACGGGCGAGTTCCAGCAGCGCGCGGCCGAGCTGGGTGAGCATCTGCATCACGAGCTGGGGCTGCTGGTCGGCGGCGGCGCGGTCGACGCGGTGCGCGGGCGCGGGCTGTGGGCGGGAGTCGACATGGCGCCGTCGCACGGTACGGGCCGGGAGATCTCCGAGAAGCTGATGGACCGGGGCGTGCTGGTCAAGGACACCCATGGGTCCACGATCCGGATCGCTCCCCCACTGGTGATCAGCAAGGAGGATCTGGACTGGGGTCTGGACCAGCTCCGCGCGGTGCTGGCCGGGGAGTGA
- a CDS encoding glutathionylspermidine synthase family protein → MRRHTIEPRPGWQQTVEEQGVIYPLTRYPDGSLRPYWDESAYYEFSLPEVEALEEVVEELHVMCLAAAGHIVEQDRFADLGITDRRLARRVTESWRRRAELPSLYGRFDLRYDGTGPAKLLEYNADTPTSLVEAASPQWFWMEELFPGADQWNSLHERLVDAWKRQAPLLPPGPVHFAHSDGDELGEDLMTVAYLRETAQQAGLATEALSVERIGWDRISGRFVDDRLRFIRSCFKLYPWEWLATDPFGPHVLDTLDNGGGTGTTCWIEPAWKMLLSNKALMAVLWELYPGHPNLLPSYLDGPRELATTTGYVAKPLLGREGAGVTIHEPGDADPVIRDEPCCYQELAPLAEFDGNRVVLGAWVVEDEAAGLGIRESAGLITDEYARFIPHVIL, encoded by the coding sequence ATGAGACGCCACACCATCGAGCCCCGCCCCGGCTGGCAGCAGACCGTCGAGGAGCAGGGCGTCATCTACCCGCTCACCCGCTACCCGGACGGTTCACTGCGTCCGTACTGGGACGAGAGCGCGTACTACGAGTTCTCCCTGCCCGAGGTCGAGGCGCTGGAGGAGGTCGTCGAGGAACTTCACGTCATGTGCCTGGCAGCGGCCGGGCACATCGTGGAGCAGGACCGGTTCGCCGACCTCGGCATCACCGACCGCAGGCTGGCCCGGCGGGTCACCGAGTCCTGGCGCCGCCGCGCCGAGCTGCCCTCCCTCTACGGGCGCTTCGACCTGCGCTACGACGGCACGGGACCGGCGAAGCTGCTGGAGTACAACGCCGACACCCCCACCTCGCTGGTGGAGGCCGCGAGTCCGCAGTGGTTCTGGATGGAGGAGCTCTTCCCGGGCGCCGACCAGTGGAATTCCCTGCACGAGCGTCTGGTGGACGCCTGGAAGCGGCAGGCACCGCTGTTGCCGCCCGGCCCGGTGCACTTCGCGCACTCGGACGGCGACGAGCTCGGCGAGGACCTGATGACGGTCGCGTACCTCCGTGAGACCGCGCAGCAGGCCGGGCTGGCCACCGAGGCGCTGTCGGTCGAGCGGATCGGCTGGGACCGGATCTCCGGGCGGTTCGTGGACGACCGGCTCCGCTTCATCCGCAGCTGCTTCAAGCTGTATCCGTGGGAGTGGCTGGCCACCGACCCCTTCGGCCCGCACGTCCTGGACACCCTGGACAACGGCGGCGGCACCGGGACCACCTGTTGGATCGAGCCCGCCTGGAAGATGCTGCTCTCCAACAAGGCCCTGATGGCGGTGCTGTGGGAGCTGTACCCGGGGCATCCGAACCTGCTCCCGTCCTATCTCGACGGTCCGCGCGAGCTCGCCACGACCACCGGCTACGTGGCCAAGCCGCTGCTGGGCCGGGAGGGCGCGGGCGTCACCATCCACGAGCCCGGCGACGCGGACCCCGTCATACGCGACGAGCCCTGCTGCTACCAGGAGCTCGCGCCGCTTGCCGAATTCGACGGCAATCGTGTCGTGCTCGGCGCCTGGGTCGTGGAGGACGAGGCGGCGGGGCTCGGCATCCGCGAATCGGCGGGGCTGATCACGGACGAGTACGCCCGCTTCATCCCGCATGTGATCCTCTGA
- a CDS encoding PLP-dependent aminotransferase family protein yields MADEWAGFGADLHLELRGQGLRAGLVEALREAARTGRLAPGTRLPSSRTLAADLGIARNTVAEAYAELVAEGWLTARQGSGTRVAQRAAPRRTAHQKAASPRVERVTQRPAHRLVAGAPDLASFPRAEWLKAARRALTAAPHEAFGYGDPYGRIELRTALAGYLARARGVYAEPERIVICSGFVHGLTLLGTVLRRQRKVREVAVEAYGYAVHRKRLSDTGLRLPALSFDTLGSRTGELAAMKDVGAVLLTPAHQFPMGVALHPDRRAEAVDWARRSGGLVLEDDYDGEFRYDRQPVGALQGLDPDRVVYLGTASKSLAPGLRIGWLVLPPGLAGEVAAAKGPMDWATSALDQLTLAEFLVSGAYDRHVRGMRLRYRRRRDQLVAALAERAPEVTVSGIAAGMHAVLELPPGTEASVLQAAAWQGLALQGLSHYRHPATPPTRDALVVGYGTPSDSAWSGALDALCRVLP; encoded by the coding sequence ATGGCGGACGAATGGGCGGGCTTCGGGGCTGACCTGCACCTCGAACTGCGTGGACAGGGGCTGCGCGCCGGGCTCGTGGAGGCGTTGCGGGAGGCCGCGCGCACCGGGCGGCTCGCGCCTGGGACGCGGTTGCCGTCGTCCCGTACGCTCGCCGCCGATCTGGGCATCGCCCGCAACACCGTCGCCGAGGCCTACGCCGAACTCGTCGCCGAGGGCTGGCTCACCGCCCGCCAGGGCTCCGGAACTCGGGTCGCCCAGCGTGCGGCCCCGCGCAGGACCGCGCACCAGAAGGCGGCTTCGCCTCGCGTCGAACGGGTCACCCAGCGCCCCGCGCACCGCCTCGTGGCCGGCGCACCCGATCTGGCCTCCTTCCCGCGTGCCGAGTGGCTCAAGGCGGCGCGGCGGGCGTTGACAGCCGCTCCGCATGAGGCGTTCGGGTACGGGGATCCCTACGGGCGCATCGAGTTGCGTACCGCCCTCGCGGGCTATCTGGCGCGGGCGCGCGGGGTGTACGCCGAGCCCGAGCGCATCGTGATCTGTTCCGGTTTCGTCCACGGGCTGACGCTGCTCGGCACCGTGCTGCGGCGGCAGCGGAAGGTGCGGGAGGTGGCGGTGGAGGCGTACGGGTACGCCGTGCACCGCAAGCGGCTGAGCGATACCGGCCTTCGGCTGCCCGCGCTGTCCTTCGACACGCTGGGCAGCCGTACCGGCGAGCTCGCCGCCATGAAGGACGTCGGCGCCGTGCTGCTCACACCCGCGCACCAGTTCCCGATGGGGGTCGCGCTGCATCCCGACCGGCGGGCGGAGGCCGTCGACTGGGCGCGGCGTTCGGGCGGGCTGGTGCTGGAGGACGACTACGACGGGGAGTTCAGATACGACCGGCAGCCCGTCGGCGCGCTTCAGGGACTCGATCCGGACCGGGTGGTGTATCTCGGCACCGCCAGCAAGTCCCTGGCCCCGGGCTTGCGGATCGGCTGGCTGGTGCTGCCGCCGGGGCTGGCGGGCGAGGTGGCCGCGGCGAAAGGGCCGATGGACTGGGCGACGAGCGCGCTGGACCAGCTCACGCTCGCCGAGTTCCTCGTGTCGGGGGCATACGACCGGCATGTACGCGGAATGCGGCTGCGCTACCGCCGACGCCGCGACCAGTTGGTGGCGGCACTCGCCGAGCGCGCCCCGGAGGTCACGGTGAGCGGTATCGCGGCGGGCATGCACGCGGTGCTCGAACTGCCGCCGGGCACCGAGGCGTCCGTCCTCCAGGCGGCTGCCTGGCAGGGCCTGGCCCTCCAGGGCCTGTCGCACTACCGCCACCCCGCCACCCCGCCCACGCGTGACGCCCTCGTGGTCGGTTACGGCACTCCGTCCGACAGCGCCTGGTCGGGCGCGCTCGACGCGCTGTGCCGGGTGCTGCCCTGA
- a CDS encoding DUF397 domain-containing protein — protein MTTTDSPRWFKSSYSSNGGACIEVAANLVASRGVVPVRDSKDAAGPVLDFAADSFRTFVAGVRTGGFGTV, from the coding sequence GTGACGACGACCGATTCCCCCCGCTGGTTCAAGTCCTCCTACAGCAGCAACGGCGGCGCCTGCATCGAGGTAGCCGCGAACCTCGTCGCCTCACGTGGTGTGGTCCCGGTCCGTGACTCGAAGGACGCGGCGGGCCCCGTTCTGGACTTCGCCGCCGACTCCTTCCGCACCTTCGTGGCCGGTGTCAGGACGGGCGGGTTCGGCACCGTCTGA
- a CDS encoding DUF397 domain-containing protein → MTTTDSPRWFKSSYSENGGACVEVAANLVASRGVVPVRDSKDAAGPVLDFAAESFRAFVTGVRTGEFDSR, encoded by the coding sequence GTGACGACGACCGATTCCCCCCGCTGGTTCAAGTCCTCCTACAGCGAAAATGGCGGCGCCTGCGTCGAGGTCGCCGCGAACCTCGTCGCCTCGCGCGGTGTGGTCCCTGTCCGTGACTCCAAGGATGCGGCGGGCCCGGTTCTGGACTTCGCCGCTGAGTCCTTCCGCGCGTTCGTGACGGGTGTCAGGACGGGTGAGTTCGACTCCCGCTGA
- a CDS encoding helix-turn-helix transcriptional regulator, whose amino-acid sequence MVNLKELNPEGCPSEAFGARLRQLREVRGWRQEDLGFEMGYSGTHVSAVETGRKMPTLRFARKADIAFGLVGTADTFERQWRELRNGSLLEGFPEFLGYEGRAAEIRLYEVGVIPGLLQTPEYAKALAHSVVKRGAITSEQADERVALIAERQSVLLRTNPPLVFVVLDEGCIRRTVGGSGVMDAQLARLLEFAELPNSVLQLAPFAMGERRPLSLPLYLLTMADRSLMSYAESSHRGHLERESTFVLPLLTAYHQLQAHALSQDGTVALISQIRKGTS is encoded by the coding sequence TTGGTCAATCTCAAGGAACTGAACCCGGAGGGCTGCCCGTCGGAAGCCTTCGGTGCACGTCTGCGGCAGCTGCGCGAGGTGCGCGGCTGGCGCCAAGAAGACCTCGGCTTCGAGATGGGTTATTCCGGCACGCATGTTTCGGCCGTCGAAACTGGTCGCAAGATGCCGACTCTTCGGTTCGCGCGCAAGGCGGACATAGCCTTCGGTCTGGTCGGAACGGCCGACACATTCGAACGCCAGTGGCGTGAGCTCCGGAACGGGAGTCTGCTGGAAGGCTTTCCGGAGTTCCTCGGGTATGAGGGCCGGGCCGCCGAGATCCGGCTGTATGAGGTGGGGGTCATACCGGGTCTGCTCCAGACGCCGGAATACGCCAAGGCGCTTGCGCACAGCGTCGTGAAGCGGGGCGCGATCACCAGCGAGCAGGCGGATGAGCGCGTCGCGCTCATCGCGGAGCGTCAGTCCGTGCTGCTGCGGACGAATCCGCCGCTGGTGTTCGTGGTGCTGGACGAAGGCTGTATTCGCCGCACCGTTGGTGGATCAGGCGTCATGGACGCTCAGTTGGCTCGGCTGCTGGAGTTCGCCGAGCTGCCGAACAGCGTGCTCCAGCTCGCGCCATTCGCCATGGGGGAGCGGCGCCCGCTCAGTCTGCCGCTCTACCTGCTCACGATGGCGGATCGCTCGCTGATGTCGTACGCGGAGTCCTCCCATCGAGGGCATCTGGAGCGTGAAAGCACTTTCGTCCTGCCCTTGCTGACGGCCTACCATCAGCTTCAGGCCCACGCCCTCTCGCAGGATGGGACCGTGGCCTTGATCAGTCAGATACGAAAGGGCACCTCGTGA